The following is a genomic window from Pseudomonas purpurea.
TCGGGTTATCGAAGAACTCGCCGTCGCGGATCGCTTTGGTCACGCGGGTGAAGTCCTGGTAAACCACCCGGCCGGCGCCGAGGTTCATGTGGCCGACTTCCGAATTGCCCATCTGGCCGTCCGGCAGACCGACGTCCATGCCCGAGCCCGAGATCAGGCCGTTCGGTACAGTGGCGTACAAACGGTCGAGGACCGGCTTCCTGGCCGCGAAGATGGCGTTGGATTCCTGGCTCTCACTGTGACCGAAGCCGTCGAGAATCATCAGGACCAAAGGTTTAGGCGTCGTAGTCATAGATTCCACTCTGGCTTGAGTTAAAAGGGGCGATGGAAAAGGGAGTGGCAGTTTAAAGGCAAGTTCATTCGGCGTCACCGCCGGACGGGGTTTGGCCCACCATAGTGGCTGTGTATACTGGCCGACATTTTAACGCCCTGGAACCTCCTTGATGGTTGCTCACCTGATTCAATTCGCCACTGAACACTACTTGCTCGTAGGCGCCTTCGTCATCTTGTTGGCGCTGTTGATTGCCCATGAGTTGAGCCGCGGCGGCCGCAGCCTCAGCACCGGTGAGTTGACGGCGCTGGTCAACAAGGACGAGGGCGTAGTGATCGATATCCGTCCAAGCAAGGATTTCGCCGCAGGCCACATCGTTGGCGCGCTGAACATCCCGCAGGACAAACTCATGGCGCGCGTTGGCGAACTGGAAAAGTACAAGGCCAAGACCCTTATTCTGGTCGACGCCATGGGCCAGCACGCCGGTACTCACGCTCGCGAGCTGATGAAGTCCGGTTTCACCGCTGCCAAGCTGTCCGGCGGTGTGTCCAGCTGGAAAGCCGACAATCTGCCGCTGGTGAAGTGAAATGACCAACGTCGTCGTCTATTCCAGCGATTACTGCCCCTACTGCTCGCGCGCCAAGTACCTGCTCGAGAACAAGGGCGTAGCCTTCGAAGAGATCAAGGTCGATGGCAAACCGCAGGTGCGTGCCGAAATGAGTCAGAAAGCGGGGCGCACGTCCGTGCCGCAAATCTGGATCGGCAGCACCCATGTGGGTGGTTGTGATGATTTATTTGCTTTGGACCGCGCTGGCAAGCTTGATGCGTTGCTCAAGGCCTGACTGCCGCAGTTAAGAGCAGCCAAAAACAGCAAACCCTACAAGACCCCAAGATCAAGAAGGATCTGAGATGACTGACCAACAGAACACTGCAGCTAGCGAAGAAGAAACCGCACCGCAATTCTCCTTGCAGCGCATCTACGTGCGTGACCTGTCGTTCGAAGCCCCGAAAAGCCCGGCAATCTTCCGCCAGCAGTGGGAACCGAGCGTCGGTCTGGACCTGAACACCCGTCAGAAAGCCCTGGAAGGCGATTTCCACGAAGTCGTGCTGACCCTGTCGGTGACCGTGAAAAACGGCGACGAAGTGGCGTTCATTGCTGAAGTCCAGCAGGCCGGTATCTTCCTGATCAAGAACCTCGACGACGCGTCGATGAGCCACACCCTGGGTGCGTTCTGCCCGAACATCCTGTTCCCGTACGCTCGCGAGACCCTGGACAGCCTGGTGACCCGCGGTTCGTTCCCGGCCCTGATGCTGGCTCCGGTGAACTTCGACGCACTGTACGCGCAAGAACTGCAACGCATGCAGCAAGACGGCGCACAGACCGTTCAGTAAGCGTTCCTGAGCGTCGCAGCACGTCCAATGTGGGGGCGGGCTTGCTCGCGAAAGCGGTGCATCAGTCAGCATTCATGTTGAAACTGATGACCTCTTCGCGAGCAAGCCCGCTCCCACATTTGTTAGGGGGTGTTACTTAAAGCCGAGCTGGCGCCAGCCTTCGTACACGGCCACCGCCACAGTGTTGGACAGGTTCAGGCTGCGGCAACCTTCGCGCATGGGCAGGCGCAGGCGTTGTTCGGCCGGCAGGGCGTCCAGCACGTCGGCCGGCAGGCCACGGCTTTCCGGGCCGAACAGAAAGGCATCACCCTCGGCGAAGCTGGCGTCGTGGAACGGCCGCGAACCTTTGGTGGTGAAGGCAAACAACCGCGGATGGCCAAGGCTCTCCAGACAGCTGGCAAGGTCTGCGTGGCGTTGCAGGGTGGCATACTCGTGGTAGTCGAGCCCGGCCCGGCGCAGGCGTTTGTCGTCCATCTCGAAGCCCAGCGGTTCGATCAAATGCAGGTGGCAGCCGCTGTTGGCGCACAGCCTGATAACGTTGCCGGTATTCGGCGGAATTTCTGGTTGAAAAAGGATGACGTGAAACATGCACGGCTCCGAAGGTAAAGATGGCCGGCATTCTACGCCGGAAGTGGACCCGCGACCGAAGCTATTCCCTCGGGTGATGGCCTCGTTGGCGATTGTGGGCGTGATGGTCGGCATGATGATCGGTCGCCTGACCACCCCTGATCCCGCCGAGTTACAGCAGGTCGAGGTGAGCGGCGATGGTTTGGTGGTGTGGTTCAACAATGAGCCCAAGACCCATGGCGAACTGATCGACGGCAGCGTTGCTTTGCTGTTCGAGGCCGAAGGCAAGGCGCAGAAAGGCCAATTGAAGCTCAATGACAGGGACGTGAACTGGCGGGTGCGCTTGAGTGACAAGGGTTTGTTGCTGACGCTGGTGGCGGCCCGGCCCCTGAAGGGGGAATGGGGCCGGTAGCGAGGTCGAGGGTCGCTGGCGGTTGGAGGTCCATCTTCAGGCGCAGTAAAAGAGGGAATCCCCGGCCTGCCTGTACCAGGGTTCCCGAAACGGGAGGGCTCTGCTGCGCAGGCGGCTGAGCCTGGTGTAAAGAAGGAACCCCTGACCTGCCTGTATCAGGGACCCCAAAACGGGTGGGGTTCGTTGTGAGCCCTGGGTGTAAAGAGGGGAATCCCCGGCCTGCCTGTACCAAGGTCCCCGAAACTGGGTAGTGCTTGAGCTATTGCAGGGGGCGTGCCAGGTTTTGATAAGTTGAAACAAAAAGCCCGCATGCAGCGTTAAAGCCCCGTAATTCTGGGCTTTGGCGTTTTTGTTGGATGGGATTTTGTGTGGTTGGCGGCGGGTTTTTGCTTCGCGTGGTATGCGCGATTGCGGTTCACGGTGCATTGAGGCGGTGCACGCAGACCCCAAAAGCATCGCGAGCAAGCTCGCTCCCACAGTGGGTTTTCGGTGTTTCACAAGTGTGTGAACACCATAGAACCCTGTGGGAGCGAGCTTGCTCGCGATTGGATCTAGAGATCAGCGAAAAGCTAACCGCTGGTTAGCCCTCCTCCCCCTCATCCTCCTCCCCGCCATCGACCTTCATCCCTAATTCCTTGATCTTGCGGGTCAAGGTGTTACGGCCCCAGCCCAGCAGGACGGCGGCGTCGCGGCGGCGGCCGGCGGTGTGTTTGAGGGCGGTCTCGATCATGATCCGCTCGAAGCTCGGCACTGCGCTGTCGAGCAGGCTCGACTGACCGCGTGCCAGCGCCTGATCGGCCCACTGGCGCAGCGCTTGCTCCCAGTTGGTCACCGGTGCCGAATCCTGCGGCAGGTTCAGCAGCTCTGGCGGCAGGTCACTGATGTGCACTTCGCGACCCGATGCCATCACCGTGATCCAGCGGCAGGTGTTCTCCAGCTGGCGCACGTTGCCTGGCCACGGCAGGTTCTTCAGGT
Proteins encoded in this region:
- a CDS encoding tRNA (cytidine(34)-2'-O)-methyltransferase, whose amino-acid sequence is MFHVILFQPEIPPNTGNVIRLCANSGCHLHLIEPLGFEMDDKRLRRAGLDYHEYATLQRHADLASCLESLGHPRLFAFTTKGSRPFHDASFAEGDAFLFGPESRGLPADVLDALPAEQRLRLPMREGCRSLNLSNTVAVAVYEGWRQLGFK
- a CDS encoding rhodanese-like domain-containing protein; this translates as MVAHLIQFATEHYLLVGAFVILLALLIAHELSRGGRSLSTGELTALVNKDEGVVIDIRPSKDFAAGHIVGALNIPQDKLMARVGELEKYKAKTLILVDAMGQHAGTHARELMKSGFTAAKLSGGVSSWKADNLPLVK
- the grxC gene encoding glutaredoxin 3, with amino-acid sequence MTNVVVYSSDYCPYCSRAKYLLENKGVAFEEIKVDGKPQVRAEMSQKAGRTSVPQIWIGSTHVGGCDDLFALDRAGKLDALLKA
- the secB gene encoding protein-export chaperone SecB, with protein sequence MTDQQNTAASEEETAPQFSLQRIYVRDLSFEAPKSPAIFRQQWEPSVGLDLNTRQKALEGDFHEVVLTLSVTVKNGDEVAFIAEVQQAGIFLIKNLDDASMSHTLGAFCPNILFPYARETLDSLVTRGSFPALMLAPVNFDALYAQELQRMQQDGAQTVQ